In Cynocephalus volans isolate mCynVol1 chromosome 3, mCynVol1.pri, whole genome shotgun sequence, one DNA window encodes the following:
- the CLDND2 gene encoding claudin domain-containing protein 2 — protein sequence MGVKRSLQSGGTLFILLANILTVLSTATNYWTRHHGGHSGLWQECNHGICSNMLCQTTLAVTGVCMALAAGLGVVGMVMALRILCHQGESLRGQTTSAFFLCGLLLLIALVGYTVKNAWKHDVFFSWSYFSGWLALVFSILAGFCFLLADMIVQSTDAISGFPVCL from the exons ATGGGGGTGAAGCGGAGCCTTCAGAGCGGGGGCACTTTGTTCATCCTCTTGGCCAACATCCTCACAGTGCTCTCCACTGCCACCAACTACTGGACCCGGCACCATGGTGGCCACAGTGGCCTTTGGCAGGAGTGTAACCATGGCATCTGTTCCAACATGCTCTGCCAGA CCACGCTGGCCGTGACGGGGGTGTGCATGGCCCTGGCGGCGGGCTTGGGCGTCGTGGGAATGGTGATGGCGTTGAGGATTCTGTGCCACCAGGGCGAGTCGCTGAGGGGCCAGACTACGAGCGCCTTCTTCCTCTGCG ggctgctgctgctgatcgCCTTGGTAGGCTACACCGTGAAGAATGCGTGGAAGCACGACGTCTTCTTCTCCTGGTCCTATTTTTCTGGGTGGCTGGCTTTGGTCTTCTCTATTCTCGCGG GCTTCTGCTTTCTGCTGGCAGACATGATCGTGCAGAGCACCGACGCTATCAGTGGATTCCCCGTGTGTCTGTGA
- the NKG7 gene encoding protein NKG7, with product MEPCRSLALLAGSLGLTSSLVALSTNFWFAARGPTSSAHSGLWPTGNLDTVAGYIHVTQSFCILAALWGLLSVGFLVLSCIPSLSAPGRGPLVSTITAFAAALTMMVAMAVYTGERWSQPPHPQIQTFFSWSFYLGWVSALLFFSAGALSLSAHCGAHQSGYETL from the exons ATGGAGCCCTGTCGGTCCCTGGCCCTGCTTGCTGGCTCCCTGGGCCTGACATCCTCCCTAGTTGCTCTGAGCACCAATTTCTGGTTCGCGGCCAGAGGGCCCACATCCTCAGCTCACTCGGGCCTCTGGCCAACGGGGAATCTGGACACAGTAGCAG GCTACATCCATGTGACACAGAGCTTCTGCATTCTGGCAGCCCTGTGGGGCCTGTTGTCTGTGGGCTTCCTTGTCCTGTCCTGCATCCCCTCACTGTCTGCCCCAGGCCGTGGCCCCCTTGTCTCAACCATCACAGCCTTTGCTGCAG CCCTCACCATGATGGTGGCCATGGCGGTGTACACTGGCGAGCGTTGGAGCCAGCCTCCACACCCCCAGATCCAGACCTTCTTCTCCTGGTCCTTCTACCTGGGCTGGGTCTCAGCTCTCCTCTTTTTCAGTGCAG GTGCCCTAAGTCTGAGCGCTCACTGTGGTGCTCATCAGTCTGGCTACGAAACCTTGTGA
- the LIM2 gene encoding lens fiber membrane intrinsic protein, whose translation MYSFMGGGLFCAWVGTILLVVATATDHWMQYRLSGSFAHQGLWRYCLGSKCYLQTESIAYWNATRAFMILSALCATSGIIMGILAFAQQPTFTRLSRPFSAGIMFFASTLFVLLALAIYTGVTVSFLGRRFGDWRFSWSYILGWVALLMTFFAGIFYMCAYRMHECRRLSTPR comes from the exons ATGTACAGCTTCATGGGTGGTGGCCTCTTCTGTGCCTGGGTGGGGACCATCCTCCTGGTGGTGGCCACAGCAACAGACCACTGGATGCAGTACCGGCTGTCGGGGTCCTTCGCCCACCAGGGCCTGTGGCGGTACTGTTTGGGCAGCAAATGCTACCTTCAGACAGAGAGTATCG CATACTGGAATGCCACCCGGGCCTTCATGATCCTGTCAGCCTTGTGTGCCACCTCCGGCATCATCATGGGCATCCTGGCCTTCGCTCAACAGCCCACCTTCACCCGCCTCTCCCGGCCCTTCTCTGCCGGCATCATGTTTTTCGCCTCCA CCCTTTTTGTCCTGTTGGCCTTGGCCATTTACACGGGAGTCACCGTCAGCTTCCTCGGCCGTCGCTTTGGGGACTGGCGCTTTTCCTGGTCTTACATCCTGGGCTGGGTGGCCCTGCTCATGACCTTCTTTGCAG GGATCTTCTACATGTGTGCTTACCGGATGCATGAATGTCGGCGCCTGTCCACTCCCCGCTGA
- the C3H19orf84 gene encoding uncharacterized protein C19orf84 homolog, producing MEQLKEGAEPEGNDLSLPSPGTESWPPAPIPVLPPSLLGTPDPAHLGLPESLASVTVPIRLDALSYLLHSAFLGVYSFQQSLPSCPCFLQACHTQPATAKRPPRGRGGWEARRRPGRGQGRQWWRPGRVEQSQKEWVEGPGAGPKTPLMTPPSPPPPPPSQNMKKEAQGLEPPLDTPPATEDWETEY from the exons ATGGAACAGCTAAAGGAAGGGGCTGAGCCCGAAGG GAACGACCTGTCCCTGCCATCACCTGGGACTGAATCGTGGCCCCCTGCGCCCATCCCAGTCCTGCCACCCTCGCTCCTGGGCACCCCAGATCCAGCCCACCTGGGGCTCCCTGAGAGCCTGGCCTCTGTTACCGTCCCCATCCGTCTGGATGCCCTCTCCTACCTCCTGCATAGCGCCTTTCTGGGGGTGTATAGCTTCCAACAGTCCTTGCCCTCCTGCCCCTGCTTCCTCCAGGCATGCCATACCCAGCCGGCCACAGCCAAGAGGCCTCCACGGGGACGTGGGGGATGGGAAGCCCGGCGCAGGCCAGGCAGGGGCCAGGGCCGGCAGTGGTGGCGACCTGGGAGAGTCGAGCAGTCACAGAAGGAGTGGGTGGAGGGCCCTGGGGCTGGCCCCAAGACCCCGCTGAtgacaccaccatcaccaccaccaccaccaccttcccagaatatgaagaaggaaGCCCAGGGTCTGGAGCCACCCCTAGACACACCACCTGCTACTGAGGACTGGGAGACAGAGTATTAG
- the SIGLEC10 gene encoding sialic acid-binding Ig-like lectin 10 isoform X3, producing the protein MLLPLLLSLLWGGEWAQDPAFQLEVPELVTVQEGLCVLVPCTVTYPKIEWDDSTSAYGYWFRKGTKKTTADPVATNEPNTKVQMSTQDRFQLVGNPHNYSCSLVIRDARKEDMAAYYFRVERGPYVKYNFNSFFLNVTALTQRPDVYLPETLEPEQPVTVICVFNWAYEGCPAATFSWKGAVLSSQETKPTTSYFSVLSITPSPQDHDTNLTCQVDFSRKGVSTHRTVQLSIAYAPKDLVLSVSRDNTSDLPENLKVMVSQANRTVLANLSNGTSLPVLEGQSLRLVCVTCSNPPARLSWAWRRQTLSPTQPSDPGVLELPRIQMEHEGEFTCQAQNPLGSQHISLSLSVHYKKGSISTAFSKGVFLGTGITTLLSLCLILITVNTLRKKWTQAETLRPRVSRSSTILDYINVIPNTGPLARNRRAKPSSPSQSPSPGVHPPEPKKNQKELRFASPSGPRPKSSTQDPEYENSQEELHYATLKFLDLRPRLEDTQADYEEIEFH; encoded by the exons ATGCTGCTCCCGCtgctgctgtccttgctgtggggcggtgagtgg GCTCAGGATCCAGCATTCCAGCTGGAAGTGCCAGAGTTGGTGACAGTGCAGGAGGGTCTGTGTGTCCTTGTGCCCTGCACTGTCACCTACCCCAAAATTGAGTGGGACGACTCTACCTCAGCTTATGGCTACTGGTTCAGAAAAGGGACCAAAAAGACCACTGCTGATCCAGTAGCCACAAACGAACCAAATACAAAGGTGCAAATGAGCACCCAGGACCGATTCCAGCTTGTTGGGAATCCCCACAACTACAGCTGCTCCTTAGTCATTCGAGATGCACGGAAGGAGGATATGGCAGCGTACTACTTTCGGGTGGAGAGAGGACCCTACGTGAAATATAATTTCAACTCATTCTTTCTGAATGTGACAG CCCTGACTCAGAGGCCAGATGTCTACCTCCCTGAGACCCTGGAGCCCGAGCAGCCAGTGACAGTCATCTGTGTGTTTAACTGGGCCTATGAGGGGTGTCCAGCAGCGACTTTCTCCTGGAAGGGGGCTGTCCTCTCCTCCCAAGAAACCAAACCGACAACCTCCTACTTCTCTGTGCTCAGCATCACACCAAGCCCCCAGGACCATGACACCAACCTCACCTGCCAAGTGGACTTCTCCAGAAAGGGTGTGAGCACACACAGGACCGTCCAACTTAGCATAGCCT ATGCTCCCAAAGACCTTGTTCTCAGCGTATCCCGTGACAACACATCAG ATCTTCCAGAAAATCTGAAAGTGATGGTTTCCCAAGCAAATAGGACAG TCCTGGCAAACCTCAGTAATGGCACATCCCTCCCAGTCCTGGAGGGCCAGAGCCTACGCCTGGTCTGTGTCACCTGCAGCAATCCCCCAGCCAGGCTGAGCTGGGCCTGGAGGAGGCAGACCCTGAGCCCCACCCAGCCCTCAGACCCTGGGGTCCTGGAGCTGCCTCGGATACAAATGGAGCATGAAGGAGAATTCACCTGCCAGGCCCAGAACCCGCTGGGCTCCCAACACATctctctcagcctctctgtgcacT ATAAGAAGGGATCCATTTCAACAGCTTTCTCCAAAGGAGTCTTTCTGGGAACTGGCATCACGACTCTCCTTTCCCTCTGCCTCATCCTGATCAC TGTGAATACTCTACGGAAGAAATGGACCCAGGCAGAGACTTTGAGGCCCAGAGTTTCTCGAAGCAGCACAATCCTAGATTACATCAATGTGATCCCCAACACCGGTCCCCTG GCTCGGAATAGGAGAGCCAAACCAAGCAGCCCTTCCCAGTCCCCTTCACCAGGCGTTCACCCCCCAGAACCAAAGAAGAACCAGAAGGAGCTACGTTTTGCTTCCCCGAGTGGCCCAAGACCTAAATCATCTACTCAAGACCCAGAATATGAAAACAGCCAAGAAGAGCTCCATTATGCTACGCTCAAGTTCCTAGACCTCAGACCCAGACTCGAGGATACCCAGGCAGATTATGAAGAAATCGAGTTCCACTGA
- the SIGLEC10 gene encoding sialic acid-binding Ig-like lectin 10 isoform X2, translating to MLLPLLLSLLWGGEWAQDPAFQLEVPELVTVQEGLCVLVPCTVTYPKIEWDDSTSAYGYWFRKGTKKTTADPVATNEPNTKVQMSTQDRFQLVGNPHNYSCSLVIRDARKEDMAAYYFRVERGPYVKYNFNSFFLNVTALTQRPDVYLPETLEPEQPVTVICVFNWAYEGCPAATFSWKGAVLSSQETKPTTSYFSVLSITPSPQDHDTNLTCQVDFSRKGVSTHRTVQLSIAYAPKDLVLSVSRDNTSALQLQENVLSLEAQKGQFLRLLCAADGQPPAMLSWVLDDRVLSRSSPSGPRTLELELPGVKAGDSGRYTCRAENRLGFQRRSLDLSVQYLPENLKVMVSQANRTVLANLSNGTSLPVLEGQSLRLVCVTCSNPPARLSWAWRRQTLSPTQPSDPGVLELPRIQMEHEGEFTCQAQNPLGSQHISLSLSVHYKKGSISTAFSKGVFLGTGITTLLSLCLILITVNTLRKKWTQAETLRPRVSRSSTILDYINVIPNTGPLARNRRAKPSSPSQSPSPGVHPPEPKKNQKELRFASPSGPRPKSSTQDPEYENSQEELHYATLKFLDLRPRLEDTQADYEEIEFH from the exons ATGCTGCTCCCGCtgctgctgtccttgctgtggggcggtgagtgg GCTCAGGATCCAGCATTCCAGCTGGAAGTGCCAGAGTTGGTGACAGTGCAGGAGGGTCTGTGTGTCCTTGTGCCCTGCACTGTCACCTACCCCAAAATTGAGTGGGACGACTCTACCTCAGCTTATGGCTACTGGTTCAGAAAAGGGACCAAAAAGACCACTGCTGATCCAGTAGCCACAAACGAACCAAATACAAAGGTGCAAATGAGCACCCAGGACCGATTCCAGCTTGTTGGGAATCCCCACAACTACAGCTGCTCCTTAGTCATTCGAGATGCACGGAAGGAGGATATGGCAGCGTACTACTTTCGGGTGGAGAGAGGACCCTACGTGAAATATAATTTCAACTCATTCTTTCTGAATGTGACAG CCCTGACTCAGAGGCCAGATGTCTACCTCCCTGAGACCCTGGAGCCCGAGCAGCCAGTGACAGTCATCTGTGTGTTTAACTGGGCCTATGAGGGGTGTCCAGCAGCGACTTTCTCCTGGAAGGGGGCTGTCCTCTCCTCCCAAGAAACCAAACCGACAACCTCCTACTTCTCTGTGCTCAGCATCACACCAAGCCCCCAGGACCATGACACCAACCTCACCTGCCAAGTGGACTTCTCCAGAAAGGGTGTGAGCACACACAGGACCGTCCAACTTAGCATAGCCT ATGCTCCCAAAGACCTTGTTCTCAGCGTATCCCGTGACAACACATCAG ccCTGCAGCTCCAGGAAAATGTCCTATCACTGGAAGCCCAGAAAGGCCAGTTCCTGCGGCTCCTCTGTGCTGCTGATGGCCAGCCCCCTGCCATGCTGAGCTGGGTCCTGGACGACAGAGTCCTGTCTCGGTCCAGCCCCTCAGGCCCCAGAACCTTGGAGCTGGAGCTGCCCGGGGTGAAGGCTGGGGACTCAGGGCGCTACACCTGCCGAGCAGAGAACAGGCTTGGCTTCCAGCGCCGCAGCCTGGACCTCTCTGTGCAGT ATCTTCCAGAAAATCTGAAAGTGATGGTTTCCCAAGCAAATAGGACAG TCCTGGCAAACCTCAGTAATGGCACATCCCTCCCAGTCCTGGAGGGCCAGAGCCTACGCCTGGTCTGTGTCACCTGCAGCAATCCCCCAGCCAGGCTGAGCTGGGCCTGGAGGAGGCAGACCCTGAGCCCCACCCAGCCCTCAGACCCTGGGGTCCTGGAGCTGCCTCGGATACAAATGGAGCATGAAGGAGAATTCACCTGCCAGGCCCAGAACCCGCTGGGCTCCCAACACATctctctcagcctctctgtgcacT ATAAGAAGGGATCCATTTCAACAGCTTTCTCCAAAGGAGTCTTTCTGGGAACTGGCATCACGACTCTCCTTTCCCTCTGCCTCATCCTGATCAC TGTGAATACTCTACGGAAGAAATGGACCCAGGCAGAGACTTTGAGGCCCAGAGTTTCTCGAAGCAGCACAATCCTAGATTACATCAATGTGATCCCCAACACCGGTCCCCTG GCTCGGAATAGGAGAGCCAAACCAAGCAGCCCTTCCCAGTCCCCTTCACCAGGCGTTCACCCCCCAGAACCAAAGAAGAACCAGAAGGAGCTACGTTTTGCTTCCCCGAGTGGCCCAAGACCTAAATCATCTACTCAAGACCCAGAATATGAAAACAGCCAAGAAGAGCTCCATTATGCTACGCTCAAGTTCCTAGACCTCAGACCCAGACTCGAGGATACCCAGGCAGATTATGAAGAAATCGAGTTCCACTGA
- the SIGLEC10 gene encoding sialic acid-binding Ig-like lectin 10 isoform X1, with the protein MLLPLLLSLLWGGEWAEGEKRSRLGLRDTKWWQAQDPAFQLEVPELVTVQEGLCVLVPCTVTYPKIEWDDSTSAYGYWFRKGTKKTTADPVATNEPNTKVQMSTQDRFQLVGNPHNYSCSLVIRDARKEDMAAYYFRVERGPYVKYNFNSFFLNVTALTQRPDVYLPETLEPEQPVTVICVFNWAYEGCPAATFSWKGAVLSSQETKPTTSYFSVLSITPSPQDHDTNLTCQVDFSRKGVSTHRTVQLSIAYAPKDLVLSVSRDNTSALQLQENVLSLEAQKGQFLRLLCAADGQPPAMLSWVLDDRVLSRSSPSGPRTLELELPGVKAGDSGRYTCRAENRLGFQRRSLDLSVQYLPENLKVMVSQANRTVLANLSNGTSLPVLEGQSLRLVCVTCSNPPARLSWAWRRQTLSPTQPSDPGVLELPRIQMEHEGEFTCQAQNPLGSQHISLSLSVHYPPQLLGPSCSWEAEGLHCGCSSRAQPAPSLRWWLGEGLLEGNSSNSSFTVTSSSAGPWANSSLSLHGGFSSGLRLSCEAENIHGTHSIIVLLLPDKKGSISTAFSKGVFLGTGITTLLSLCLILITVNTLRKKWTQAETLRPRVSRSSTILDYINVIPNTGPLARNRRAKPSSPSQSPSPGVHPPEPKKNQKELRFASPSGPRPKSSTQDPEYENSQEELHYATLKFLDLRPRLEDTQADYEEIEFH; encoded by the exons ATGCTGCTCCCGCtgctgctgtccttgctgtggggcggtgagtgggctgAGGGCGAGAAGAGATCTAGGTTGGGGCTAAGGGACACCAAATGGTGGCAGGCTCAGGATCCAGCATTCCAGCTGGAAGTGCCAGAGTTGGTGACAGTGCAGGAGGGTCTGTGTGTCCTTGTGCCCTGCACTGTCACCTACCCCAAAATTGAGTGGGACGACTCTACCTCAGCTTATGGCTACTGGTTCAGAAAAGGGACCAAAAAGACCACTGCTGATCCAGTAGCCACAAACGAACCAAATACAAAGGTGCAAATGAGCACCCAGGACCGATTCCAGCTTGTTGGGAATCCCCACAACTACAGCTGCTCCTTAGTCATTCGAGATGCACGGAAGGAGGATATGGCAGCGTACTACTTTCGGGTGGAGAGAGGACCCTACGTGAAATATAATTTCAACTCATTCTTTCTGAATGTGACAG CCCTGACTCAGAGGCCAGATGTCTACCTCCCTGAGACCCTGGAGCCCGAGCAGCCAGTGACAGTCATCTGTGTGTTTAACTGGGCCTATGAGGGGTGTCCAGCAGCGACTTTCTCCTGGAAGGGGGCTGTCCTCTCCTCCCAAGAAACCAAACCGACAACCTCCTACTTCTCTGTGCTCAGCATCACACCAAGCCCCCAGGACCATGACACCAACCTCACCTGCCAAGTGGACTTCTCCAGAAAGGGTGTGAGCACACACAGGACCGTCCAACTTAGCATAGCCT ATGCTCCCAAAGACCTTGTTCTCAGCGTATCCCGTGACAACACATCAG ccCTGCAGCTCCAGGAAAATGTCCTATCACTGGAAGCCCAGAAAGGCCAGTTCCTGCGGCTCCTCTGTGCTGCTGATGGCCAGCCCCCTGCCATGCTGAGCTGGGTCCTGGACGACAGAGTCCTGTCTCGGTCCAGCCCCTCAGGCCCCAGAACCTTGGAGCTGGAGCTGCCCGGGGTGAAGGCTGGGGACTCAGGGCGCTACACCTGCCGAGCAGAGAACAGGCTTGGCTTCCAGCGCCGCAGCCTGGACCTCTCTGTGCAGT ATCTTCCAGAAAATCTGAAAGTGATGGTTTCCCAAGCAAATAGGACAG TCCTGGCAAACCTCAGTAATGGCACATCCCTCCCAGTCCTGGAGGGCCAGAGCCTACGCCTGGTCTGTGTCACCTGCAGCAATCCCCCAGCCAGGCTGAGCTGGGCCTGGAGGAGGCAGACCCTGAGCCCCACCCAGCCCTCAGACCCTGGGGTCCTGGAGCTGCCTCGGATACAAATGGAGCATGAAGGAGAATTCACCTGCCAGGCCCAGAACCCGCTGGGCTCCCAACACATctctctcagcctctctgtgcacT ACCCCCCACAGCTGCTGGGCCCCTCCTGCTCCTGGGAAGCTGAGGGTCTACACTGCGGCTGCTCCTCCCGAGCCCAGCCGGCCCCCTCCCTGCGCTGGTGGCTTGGGGAGGGGCTGCTGGAGGGGAACAGCAGCAACTCCTCCTTCACGGTCACCTCCAGCTCAGCTGGGCCCTGGGCCAACAGCTCCTTGAGCCTCCACGGGGGGTTCAGCTCTGGCCTCAGGCTCAGCTGCGAGGCCGAGAACATCCATGGAACCCATAGCATCATAGTCCTGCTGCTGCCAG ATAAGAAGGGATCCATTTCAACAGCTTTCTCCAAAGGAGTCTTTCTGGGAACTGGCATCACGACTCTCCTTTCCCTCTGCCTCATCCTGATCAC TGTGAATACTCTACGGAAGAAATGGACCCAGGCAGAGACTTTGAGGCCCAGAGTTTCTCGAAGCAGCACAATCCTAGATTACATCAATGTGATCCCCAACACCGGTCCCCTG GCTCGGAATAGGAGAGCCAAACCAAGCAGCCCTTCCCAGTCCCCTTCACCAGGCGTTCACCCCCCAGAACCAAAGAAGAACCAGAAGGAGCTACGTTTTGCTTCCCCGAGTGGCCCAAGACCTAAATCATCTACTCAAGACCCAGAATATGAAAACAGCCAAGAAGAGCTCCATTATGCTACGCTCAAGTTCCTAGACCTCAGACCCAGACTCGAGGATACCCAGGCAGATTATGAAGAAATCGAGTTCCACTGA
- the SIGLEC10 gene encoding sialic acid-binding Ig-like lectin 10 isoform X4, translated as MLLPLLLSLLWGGEWAQDPAFQLEVPELVTVQEGLCVLVPCTVTYPKIEWDDSTSAYGYWFRKGTKKTTADPVATNEPNTKVQMSTQDRFQLVGNPHNYSCSLVIRDARKEDMAAYYFRVERGPYVKYNFNSFFLNVTVLSITPSPQDHDTNLTCQVDFSRKGVSTHRTVQLSIAYAPKDLVLSVSRDNTSDLPENLKVMVSQANRTVLANLSNGTSLPVLEGQSLRLVCVTCSNPPARLSWAWRRQTLSPTQPSDPGVLELPRIQMEHEGEFTCQAQNPLGSQHISLSLSVHYKKGSISTAFSKGVFLGTGITTLLSLCLILITVNTLRKKWTQAETLRPRVSRSSTILDYINVIPNTGPLARNRRAKPSSPSQSPSPGVHPPEPKKNQKELRFASPSGPRPKSSTQDPEYENSQEELHYATLKFLDLRPRLEDTQADYEEIEFH; from the exons ATGCTGCTCCCGCtgctgctgtccttgctgtggggcggtgagtgg GCTCAGGATCCAGCATTCCAGCTGGAAGTGCCAGAGTTGGTGACAGTGCAGGAGGGTCTGTGTGTCCTTGTGCCCTGCACTGTCACCTACCCCAAAATTGAGTGGGACGACTCTACCTCAGCTTATGGCTACTGGTTCAGAAAAGGGACCAAAAAGACCACTGCTGATCCAGTAGCCACAAACGAACCAAATACAAAGGTGCAAATGAGCACCCAGGACCGATTCCAGCTTGTTGGGAATCCCCACAACTACAGCTGCTCCTTAGTCATTCGAGATGCACGGAAGGAGGATATGGCAGCGTACTACTTTCGGGTGGAGAGAGGACCCTACGTGAAATATAATTTCAACTCATTCTTTCTGAATGTGA CTGTGCTCAGCATCACACCAAGCCCCCAGGACCATGACACCAACCTCACCTGCCAAGTGGACTTCTCCAGAAAGGGTGTGAGCACACACAGGACCGTCCAACTTAGCATAGCCT ATGCTCCCAAAGACCTTGTTCTCAGCGTATCCCGTGACAACACATCAG ATCTTCCAGAAAATCTGAAAGTGATGGTTTCCCAAGCAAATAGGACAG TCCTGGCAAACCTCAGTAATGGCACATCCCTCCCAGTCCTGGAGGGCCAGAGCCTACGCCTGGTCTGTGTCACCTGCAGCAATCCCCCAGCCAGGCTGAGCTGGGCCTGGAGGAGGCAGACCCTGAGCCCCACCCAGCCCTCAGACCCTGGGGTCCTGGAGCTGCCTCGGATACAAATGGAGCATGAAGGAGAATTCACCTGCCAGGCCCAGAACCCGCTGGGCTCCCAACACATctctctcagcctctctgtgcacT ATAAGAAGGGATCCATTTCAACAGCTTTCTCCAAAGGAGTCTTTCTGGGAACTGGCATCACGACTCTCCTTTCCCTCTGCCTCATCCTGATCAC TGTGAATACTCTACGGAAGAAATGGACCCAGGCAGAGACTTTGAGGCCCAGAGTTTCTCGAAGCAGCACAATCCTAGATTACATCAATGTGATCCCCAACACCGGTCCCCTG GCTCGGAATAGGAGAGCCAAACCAAGCAGCCCTTCCCAGTCCCCTTCACCAGGCGTTCACCCCCCAGAACCAAAGAAGAACCAGAAGGAGCTACGTTTTGCTTCCCCGAGTGGCCCAAGACCTAAATCATCTACTCAAGACCCAGAATATGAAAACAGCCAAGAAGAGCTCCATTATGCTACGCTCAAGTTCCTAGACCTCAGACCCAGACTCGAGGATACCCAGGCAGATTATGAAGAAATCGAGTTCCACTGA